In the Muricauda sp. MAR_2010_75 genome, one interval contains:
- a CDS encoding Lrp/AsnC family transcriptional regulator, with protein MDALDKQLIQLLQQDCKKTTKYYADQLQLSKTAVYERIRRLERTGIITDYVALVDKEKVKRDFTVLCQIRLVQHTKENVLKFEREVLKLEEVSECFHVGGDYDYILKINVEDMKSYREFMVTKLTAINNIGNTQSSFVISEVKNRPSVYI; from the coding sequence ATGGATGCCTTGGATAAACAACTGATACAACTACTTCAGCAAGATTGTAAGAAGACCACTAAATATTATGCTGACCAACTGCAATTATCCAAAACCGCAGTATACGAGCGGATAAGGAGATTGGAACGAACCGGTATCATCACCGATTATGTGGCCTTAGTGGACAAGGAAAAGGTAAAACGTGATTTTACGGTACTCTGTCAAATCAGATTGGTGCAGCACACCAAAGAAAATGTCTTGAAGTTTGAACGAGAGGTGCTAAAGCTGGAAGAAGTATCGGAGTGCTTTCATGTGGGTGGTGATTACGATTACATCCTAAAAATCAATGTGGAAGACATGAAAAGTTATAGGGAGTTTATGGTGACCAAGCTTACGGCCATCAACAATATTGGAAACACCCAAAGTTCTTTTGTAATCAGTGAGGTGAAGAACCGCCCATCGGTTTATATTTAG
- a CDS encoding aminotransferase class I/II-fold pyridoxal phosphate-dependent enzyme — protein MDYKASEHIQDLQYFGEFGGVNPSISDSSTYTFLSAKTMFDTFEGNTEGCYLYSRHSSPSNLYLGEAMAQLEGTESANVFASGMGAITSIIFQLCDAGDHIVCSRTIYGGTYAFLKNFVKKFNISTSFIDITDLDVVEKSITPKTKMIYCEAISNPLLEVADIQALSKLAKKHGIPLVVDNTFSPLSINAAQLGADIVVHSLTKFINGSSDCVAGAVCASSDFCLGLKDVNDGAGMLLGSTLDSLRAASILKNMRTLHIRIKKHSENAFYLAQQFEKDGLKVVYPGLKSHLGHQTMKAQMNKEYGFGGLLTLDVGSLDKANALMEMMQKEKLGYLAVSLGFYKTLFSASGSSTSSEIPLEEQQALGLTEGLIRFSIGLDNDIHETYLAMHRCMEALGIMANNTTLA, from the coding sequence ATGGACTACAAAGCATCAGAACACATTCAAGATCTTCAATATTTTGGTGAATTTGGTGGGGTGAACCCTTCCATTTCTGATTCATCCACCTACACCTTTCTTTCGGCCAAAACCATGTTCGATACCTTTGAGGGAAACACTGAGGGCTGCTACCTCTACAGCCGGCACTCCTCCCCTTCCAACCTGTATTTGGGTGAAGCCATGGCGCAATTGGAGGGAACCGAATCGGCCAATGTGTTTGCCAGCGGAATGGGAGCCATTACCTCGATTATTTTTCAATTGTGCGATGCTGGGGATCATATTGTTTGTAGCCGAACCATTTACGGAGGCACCTATGCCTTCCTGAAAAACTTTGTGAAAAAGTTTAATATCTCCACTTCGTTTATCGACATTACGGATTTGGATGTGGTTGAAAAGTCCATCACCCCAAAAACCAAAATGATCTATTGTGAGGCCATCAGTAACCCCTTGTTGGAAGTGGCCGATATTCAAGCCCTGTCTAAACTGGCTAAAAAACATGGTATTCCTTTGGTCGTGGACAATACCTTTTCTCCGTTGAGCATCAACGCGGCCCAACTGGGAGCTGATATTGTGGTGCACAGCCTTACCAAATTCATCAATGGGAGCAGCGATTGTGTGGCCGGTGCGGTTTGTGCTTCTTCGGATTTTTGCCTCGGACTAAAAGATGTTAATGATGGTGCCGGAATGCTGCTGGGCAGTACATTGGACAGTTTGCGGGCGGCTTCCATCCTAAAAAACATGCGAACGCTTCACATCCGTATTAAAAAACATAGTGAAAATGCCTTCTATTTAGCCCAACAATTTGAAAAAGATGGACTCAAAGTGGTCTATCCCGGATTGAAAAGTCATCTTGGACACCAAACCATGAAAGCCCAAATGAATAAAGAATATGGATTTGGCGGACTCCTTACTTTGGATGTAGGCTCCTTGGACAAAGCCAATGCGCTAATGGAGATGATGCAAAAAGAGAAGTTGGGCTATTTGGCCGTGAGTCTTGGTTTTTACAAAACCCTATTTAGTGCATCGGGATCCTCCACTTCTTCGGAAATTCCTTTGGAAGAACAGCAAGCACTTGGATTAACGGAAGGTTTAATCCGATTTTCCATTGGATTGGACAACGATATCCATGAAACCTACCTGGCCATGCATAGATGCATGGAAGCCTTGGGAATTATGGCCAACAATACCACTTTAGCTTAA
- a CDS encoding Na+/H+ antiporter NhaC family protein has translation MPNQEEEPKYRENEHIVENKELNIWEALIPVFALVGMLAYNVFVFGDDALSGSNQFILLLGGAVAAIVGFFNKVSYEKMIAEVAENIRSTTGALLILLMVGALSGTWLVSGIIPAMIYYGLQILNPTIFLAACVVICAIISVATGSSWTTAATVGIALIGIGEALGISLGMTAGAVLSGAYFGDKMSPLSDTTNLAPAMAGGDLFSHIKYMALTTTPTIIVTLIVFIILGFTIDTTGVADTSSILENISGTFNVSGWLFLVPVAVIFLIVKKAPPLLALLIGTLLGGLFAVFFQSQIIWSNGLKYSINSIPSDLQEYVQWDAGKKNFYGPGIYELVKSKENVSLENKLILELPTSKTEVTQTFSKTSKVYVDGNLVGEYHATATPTSFLQSSYFAVIDAITVDTNIATDDPALNDLFSSGGMSGMLGTIWLIMCAMVFGGIMDGIGALERITESLLKMAKTTFGLFASTVGSCLALNVTASDQYLAIVVPGKMFSKAYEERGLAPENLSRTLEDSGTVTSVLVPWNTCGAYHSSVLGVGVGEYALYAIFNWLSPFMTLLFAALKIKIKMLTTTKVS, from the coding sequence ATGCCAAACCAAGAGGAAGAACCTAAGTACAGGGAAAATGAACACATTGTAGAAAATAAAGAACTCAATATTTGGGAAGCCCTCATTCCCGTTTTTGCCTTGGTAGGTATGTTGGCCTACAATGTTTTTGTCTTTGGCGATGATGCGCTCAGTGGTTCCAATCAATTTATCTTGTTATTGGGAGGTGCTGTGGCCGCCATAGTTGGTTTTTTCAATAAGGTCTCCTATGAAAAGATGATTGCGGAAGTGGCCGAAAACATCCGTTCCACTACCGGAGCTTTGCTCATTTTGTTGATGGTCGGCGCCCTTTCGGGAACGTGGTTGGTCAGTGGTATCATTCCTGCCATGATTTATTATGGACTTCAAATTTTGAATCCCACCATTTTTTTGGCGGCCTGTGTGGTAATTTGCGCCATCATTTCAGTAGCCACGGGAAGCAGTTGGACCACTGCGGCTACGGTTGGGATAGCCCTCATTGGCATTGGTGAGGCATTGGGCATTTCACTCGGCATGACGGCAGGTGCCGTACTATCCGGAGCCTATTTTGGGGATAAAATGTCACCTTTGAGCGATACCACCAATCTGGCTCCAGCCATGGCCGGCGGAGATTTGTTTTCCCACATAAAGTACATGGCCTTGACCACAACCCCCACCATTATTGTCACCTTGATTGTGTTTATTATTCTTGGGTTTACCATCGATACAACCGGCGTTGCCGACACCAGTTCCATTTTGGAAAATATAAGCGGAACTTTTAATGTGAGTGGATGGCTTTTTCTAGTGCCTGTAGCGGTTATCTTTTTGATTGTAAAAAAAGCACCTCCGCTTTTGGCATTGTTGATTGGTACGCTATTAGGAGGGCTTTTTGCTGTGTTTTTTCAAAGTCAAATCATTTGGAGTAATGGTCTCAAGTATAGCATTAATTCAATTCCTTCGGATTTACAGGAATATGTACAATGGGATGCAGGTAAGAAAAACTTCTATGGTCCAGGCATCTATGAACTTGTAAAAAGCAAGGAAAATGTGAGTTTAGAGAATAAACTCATATTGGAATTGCCAACATCTAAGACTGAAGTAACTCAAACCTTTAGTAAGACATCCAAGGTCTATGTTGATGGCAACTTAGTTGGCGAATATCATGCAACTGCAACTCCAACTTCATTTTTACAGAGTTCTTATTTTGCAGTCATCGATGCCATCACTGTAGATACCAATATAGCTACAGATGATCCCGCATTGAATGATTTGTTTTCTTCCGGAGGTATGTCTGGCATGTTGGGTACCATTTGGCTGATCATGTGTGCCATGGTCTTTGGCGGTATCATGGATGGCATTGGAGCCCTGGAACGCATTACGGAGTCGCTCTTGAAAATGGCCAAGACCACTTTTGGGCTTTTTGCAAGTACCGTGGGAAGTTGTCTGGCACTCAACGTCACCGCATCTGACCAGTATTTGGCCATTGTGGTTCCCGGGAAAATGTTCTCCAAAGCTTATGAAGAACGCGGATTGGCCCCAGAGAACCTTAGCCGGACCTTGGAAGATTCTGGAACAGTTACATCGGTACTTGTGCCGTGGAACACCTGTGGTGCCTACCACAGTAGTGTATTGGGTGTGGGTGTTGGCGAATATGCATTGTATGCCATTTTCAATTGGTTGAGTCCATTCATGACACTCCTTTTTGCAGCATTGAAGATTAAAATCAAGATGTTGACAACTACCAAAGTGTCCTAA
- a CDS encoding aldo/keto reductase, translating to MKTKYNRREALQLSVLAGLGLSLSGYSSAFNKPGKIQMRPIPSSGEPLPIVGLGTWQSFDVGNSKEQRDVLTQVLIEMNRLGGKVIDSSPMYGSSERVVGDLTSQLDFGNELFYATKVWTSGQTAGIRQMQDSMAKMQRKSMDLMQVHNLVDWKTHVKTLKGWKEEGRIRYWGITHYVDSAHNTLENIIKTERPDFVQFNYSISSRHAETSLFETAEKYGAATIINQPYESGSLFRKVKGESLPQWAKENDIHSWGQYFLKFILSHKNVTCVIPGTSKPHHMIDNMTAGLGQMPDKDFRNKMVSHLNSL from the coding sequence ATGAAAACAAAATACAATCGTAGGGAAGCCCTGCAACTATCGGTATTAGCAGGTTTAGGATTATCGCTGAGCGGTTATTCCTCAGCATTCAACAAACCGGGAAAAATTCAAATGCGGCCCATACCTTCTTCCGGTGAGCCATTGCCCATAGTTGGTTTGGGTACCTGGCAATCTTTTGATGTAGGCAACTCTAAAGAGCAAAGAGATGTTTTAACACAAGTGTTGATTGAGATGAATCGTCTGGGTGGTAAAGTTATAGATTCATCGCCCATGTATGGAAGTTCAGAACGGGTTGTAGGAGATTTAACCTCTCAATTGGATTTTGGGAACGAACTTTTCTATGCCACCAAAGTTTGGACCTCCGGGCAAACTGCAGGTATTCGTCAAATGCAGGATTCCATGGCGAAAATGCAGCGAAAATCCATGGATTTGATGCAAGTCCATAATCTAGTGGATTGGAAAACCCACGTAAAGACCCTTAAAGGCTGGAAAGAAGAAGGGAGGATTCGATATTGGGGCATTACACATTATGTAGATTCAGCGCACAATACTTTGGAAAACATTATTAAGACGGAACGGCCAGATTTTGTGCAATTCAACTATTCCATAAGCTCTAGACATGCCGAAACATCACTTTTTGAAACGGCTGAAAAATATGGTGCGGCCACCATTATAAATCAACCTTATGAAAGTGGATCATTGTTTAGAAAGGTAAAAGGAGAATCACTTCCACAATGGGCCAAAGAAAATGACATACACAGTTGGGGACAGTACTTTTTGAAATTCATTTTGTCCCATAAAAACGTAACCTGTGTTATTCCTGGCACCTCAAAACCCCACCACATGATTGATAATATGACTGCGGGCTTGGGACAGATGCCGGATAAGGACTTCAGAAATAAGATGGTTTCTCACCTGAACTCCCTCTAA
- a CDS encoding NTP/NDP exchange transporter → MVCLVPIFGFFISRMSLKNLLIYTYSFFLANLLIFFFFFETYGPFKILAITFFIWLSVFNLFIVSLFWSFMSDVFSSLDAKKFFGIIAAGGSLGALTGPIIARWLSTLPSFGTLLLAAIFFLAMGLCCVLGIFGLSAKKSHFTQKKQASKITLGVVLEGIQHIAKSSYLQRIVGFILLYTCISTVLYFEQAHLVERSLGDSAERIRYFSSIDLTVNTIAIFGQFFLTARIIQKIGLSLVMASIPFLMGLGLIFLGFHTSLETIAFLMVLHRAGNFILLRPGREILFTVTSTSEKYKAKNCIDTAVYRGGDALVGWAFSGLVALGLGLGAIAFLAIPLAFLWSVLGYKLGNHQAEKENVVPLKQIRYENKIQS, encoded by the coding sequence ATGGTTTGTCTAGTTCCCATTTTTGGCTTTTTCATTTCACGAATGTCCCTTAAAAATCTATTGATCTATACGTATTCCTTTTTCTTGGCCAATCTCTTGATTTTCTTTTTCTTTTTTGAAACCTACGGTCCCTTTAAAATCTTGGCCATAACCTTCTTTATCTGGCTCAGTGTGTTCAACCTTTTCATCGTTTCGCTTTTTTGGAGTTTCATGTCAGATGTGTTCAGTAGTCTTGATGCAAAAAAATTCTTTGGAATCATTGCGGCAGGTGGCAGTCTTGGAGCATTAACAGGTCCCATAATTGCACGTTGGCTGAGTACTTTGCCATCCTTTGGCACACTCTTGCTTGCCGCTATTTTCTTTTTGGCTATGGGGTTGTGCTGCGTTTTGGGAATTTTTGGTCTTTCTGCAAAAAAGTCCCATTTCACCCAAAAAAAACAGGCTTCAAAAATTACTTTGGGTGTTGTCTTGGAGGGAATTCAACACATCGCCAAGTCCTCATACCTACAACGCATTGTAGGTTTTATTCTTTTGTACACCTGTATCTCCACAGTACTCTATTTTGAGCAGGCCCATCTTGTGGAAAGAAGTTTGGGGGATTCTGCGGAACGAATCCGCTATTTTTCCAGCATAGACCTTACCGTCAATACCATTGCCATTTTTGGGCAGTTCTTCCTTACAGCCAGAATCATACAAAAAATAGGACTCTCCCTAGTAATGGCCTCCATTCCTTTTCTAATGGGATTGGGATTGATTTTTTTGGGATTCCATACTTCATTGGAAACTATTGCATTTTTAATGGTGCTTCACCGAGCGGGAAACTTCATTTTGCTGCGCCCTGGAAGGGAAATTTTATTCACCGTCACATCAACCTCGGAAAAATACAAGGCCAAAAACTGTATTGACACTGCAGTATATAGAGGTGGGGATGCGTTAGTGGGTTGGGCTTTCTCTGGCTTGGTCGCCCTTGGATTGGGTTTGGGAGCCATAGCATTTTTAGCTATTCCATTAGCTTTTCTTTGGAGCGTTTTAGGATACAAATTGGGGAATCATCAGGCTGAAAAAGAGAATGTAGTACCTTTAAAACAAATCCGTTATGAAAACAAAATACAATCGTAG